CTTTTCAAATATTTGGAGGAGCACCCATGCTGCACCCAACGAAGGTATTATTACTTCAAGTAAAAGAGGTGAGTTTTTGACTATTGTGTGCCCTATTGCCTTATGCTCTTCTTTGAGTGGGCGACCTTTTCTGTAGAAAAAATATTGAGTGAATGAATAATTTTTATATTCTGGCTCGCTTATCAGCACCGAAAAGTCATGCAATAGGACAAAGTCATAGAGCAGGTTTGACACGTCAGATAGGTAGACCTTTTCTTTTTCAGTGAATTCCATTCTGAGTTGGTAGCCAATCATATATATTTTCCTTTTTAGGTCTAACAAGTTATTAGTTAGTTTCTTGATATCTCATTTTCGCATCACTGAAAATGAGCACCCAAAATCGATAATATTACACGCAAAACATTAGAATCAACACAAAAACCTGTAACATCAAGACAAAGCGTGTTAATTGTCTTTATGGATATCACATCCCATTAAGGATTATCAGGAAAGGGGATATCATTGATGATCACGCTGCCGAAGGCACTTTTAGACAAATTCGACTCTTGGCTGGAGCGGGAGGCCGTAGATGTTAGACGTCATGCTGAGTATCGCAGATGGTTGCTCTATTTCTCGATTTTTGTCACAAATACAGGCATGGATACCTTGATGAACTGAGCCTTAGGTTATTTACCGAAAAGCTAAAAGATAAAGGACAACAAACTTTTCAGATCAAAGAGGCGTCAGAAGTCGTTCGTTTGTATTACCGAATGGCAGGGGCAGCAAAAGATGCCCTGCCATTATCTGCCGGGGAGCCTAAAACTGCCAGCAATCAGCCGCCATCTGCCACTCAGCCTGAAGCATCATCATGGAGGGATAAACTGACAAAGCTGAGGAAAGAGATACGGGTTCGTCATTATTCTGCAAAGACTCTTTCGAGTTACTATGGATGGGCCAGAAAAGAACATCGCAGTCCACTGGATTTCCAAAAATATATCTATGCCTGGATGACCGGCGACTCTCAACAATCCTTTGTGTTACACTAACCCTGTACGACGTCATGTTGTTCCAACGAGGGCAAAATATCTTTGGGAGTGACCGTTTGGGAAAAATCTTTCCTGACCTCCGAGTGCCCTGTCACTGCTAAAAATTCGTGTGTATGGCACAGTATCATGCCGTTCACACAAGGCGCGAAATCGCAGAAGTGGCCACTCCACTTTAAGATTTTGCAACGCTGTGGGAATGGTGTGAGGCGAAGCCAGACCCGAAAATTTAGTGGTGATAGAGCACTAAATCCCCTTCTTATTCTCTACCCCCGTCACACGTGTTGATTGCAGCCTTGGGATTCCATCCAAGGGAGAACGATTTAACACGTTGAAATCATTTACCTCGTAAAACAAAAGGACAAAAAAAATGAGCACACTATTATCACAAGGCAAAATCGGGACTGTAGTGCTGAGGAATAAAGTTGTCATGCCTCCCATGTGTATGTATCAAAGTGATGATACGGCACAGGTCAAGGATTTCCATCAATACCATTACACCGCCAGAGCCTTAGGTGGGGTTGGGCTTATCATTGTCGAGGCCACGGGTATTGAAGGCCGAGGAAGGATTTCAGACTATGACCTCGGCATTTGGACGGACGCGCAAATGCTCACGCACAAAGAACTTGTGGAGGAGTGCCATAAGTTTGGCGCGAAAATGGCGTTGCAGATTGCCCATGCCGGTAGAAAAAGCGAGGTGAAAGAAACCATTCCCGTTGCGCCAAGTGCCATCGCTTTTTCTCAGGAAGCACCGTATAAAAAACCAGAGACACTGACGCTTGAAGGCATTGAAACGATAAAAGAACTGTTTATCGATGCGGCAGTCAGAGCACAGAACACAGGCTATGACATCATTGAACTTCACGCGGCGCATGGCTATCTGTTGTGCGAGCTTCTCTCTCCATTGACGAATCAAAGAGAAGATATCTACGGCGGCAGCCTGGAAAACAGGTGCCGGATTGTTGTAGAAACAGCCAAAGCGATCAAAGAGAAGGTCGACATTCCTTTGATGGTCAGGATTTCAGCGGATGAGTGGATGGAGAACGGCTGGAATGTGGAAGACTCGATTTATCTGTCGAAAGAGTTGGAAAAGGTCGGCGTTGCTGCGATGCATATCTCCGCTGGTGGCAACCACGAAGTTGTCGATCATCTGCCGGTGTTTGAACCACTTTATCAATGCGACTATGCCAAAAAGATCAAAGAGGCACTTTCCATCCCTGTGATCGCGGTGGGCTTAATCACAACACCACAACAGGGGGAAGAGATTCTGGGAAATGATGTGTGTGATTTTGTCGCCTATGGCAGAGAGCTGTTACGCTCCCCCAATTTTGTTTTCCACGCGGCTCAGTCCTTTGACGAAAAAAACACCATTGAACACTCGTATCTAAGGGCCTATTAAAAAGCATCAGCAGCAAAGCCCATCATTGCACCCAGGCGATGATGGGCTTTGCTGATCTTCACATGCACCGGTTTGGGGCTTGAGGTAAAAAAAAACAAAAAGGTATTTTTTGATATCTCTTGAAATTCTTATATGTTGGCAACATCCACGGGCCAGGATTCCACAATGCCCAAAGACATCAGAGAGAGGGAGGAATCATGTCGGAAAATATCCAAACGCCCATGGAACAGGTTGAACAATTGTGTGAAGAGTTACGTGCCCATTACCAACACGGTGATGAAAGCGAATTACGCATCGCCGCCAAGCTCATGCTGGTGGCCTTGAACCAGTTCCAACAGTGGGGTGGCCCGGATTGGAAAAACCTTGTTGAGGAGTATGTTGATCTTGCTCTGAACGATCAGGATAAGTTTGAGCGGATCTTGCAATCCAACCGAAGCGGTTCGCGAAAGTATTGACTGAACCTCTCTATATTGAAAGCCGCCCTTAAAAACAAAACCTTAAATTCCCGCCTGCGCGGGGATCCATTGTTTTGACGGGCTAAAACAATAATTTCCGAAAGGTACCAGTTTAAGCAATTTCGTAGTAAGCTCATAAACTCGGTACCGCCCCGGTTTTGCTACCTAAAACAAAGGAGTTAAAAATAGAATTAGACAGCGACAAAGTGGACGAGTACACTCTGGCATTACTTTATCTGGTGACGCACGAACGAAAAGAAGGCCTCGGGGCAAGAGCATGGAAGGGTTTTGATTGGGAAACCCTGAATCGATTGCATAAAAAAGGCTATATTTCAAATCCCGTGGATAAGGCGAAATCCGTGACTATGAATGAAGAGGGGTATCAAAAAGCGCAAGAACTTTTTAAAAAGTTCTTTGTCAAAGAGTGAACTGTTTTCAGCGAAAACATTCCCTTCCTGCACATCTATTGACAGATGTTATACTTAGGTCCAAATTATTTAAAACGTTCGATTTCACATCAAGAAGGTTAGAGGTAAAAAGCATGGCTATGACACCTGAAGAGATCATTAAGGATATCGACCAGCTCGTCTCACTACCGGAAGTGGTCATCCGCGCCAACCAGCTACTCGATTCGCCGACGGCTGATGCCGTGGAGATTGGCGAGGTGATCAGTCACGACCCGGCCCTGAGCGCTCAGCTGCTCAAACTGGTCAACAGTGCTTTTTACAACTTACCCAGCAAAATTGAGACCATCTCGCGGGCCATTACCGTGGTCGGTGTAAACGAATTACGCGCGCTGATTTTTTCCGCCACGGCAGCGGACACGTTTAAAAACCTTTCTCCGGAAAGCATCGACATGAATGCGTTCTGGCAGCGTAGCGTTTACTGCGGTCTCATCGCCAAGAAGCTTTCAGTGGCCCTGCTCGGCGGCAGTGGCGAAACCATGTTTTTGACCGGCCTGCTGCACGACATTGGTCGCTTGATTCTTTACTCGCAACTGCCGGAACAAGCGCAGAAGATTGTCGCCGAGGCAGAAGAAAAACAAACGAATCTGGCGGCCATTGAAGAAAAAGTGCTCGGATTCAGCTCTGCCCAGCTCGGCTCCGCTCTGTTGAAAAGTTGGGAGCTGCCGCAACGGTTATGGGAGCCGGTTCGCTTCCAGGCGGCTCCGGAGAACGCCGAGGAGTTCAAGGAAGAATCGAACCTGCTGAAAGTGTCACTGCAAATCACCAATTGTGTTGAGCCTGAGTTGAAAAGCGGACAACCTGTACAACTGAGCAGCTTATCAAAGATCAAAATCCACGGTCTTCAAATCCCTCGCGAGGAGCTTGAACTGCTGATCAGTGACGCCAGTGTGGAATGCTTTGATGTGTTGACCATTATCAACCCGAATGCCGGGATGATTTTTTAAGACCTAGCTGGATTCCCGCCTGCGCGGGAATGACGTCAAAAGATGAGGAACAGCTGAACGACGTGGACGAACGTCCATCGTTTTGCCGTCTCGGAGTGAAACAACAAAAAGAGGCCCTGCCGAAATGAATCGGCAGGGCCTCTTTTGATTCACTATGCCGTCAAAGAGTTTAACTCTATTTGTTGGCCACTTTGCCGCGTAAGGCGACATTGACCATCATGCCTCCAACCAGACAGGAATATTGATCGGCACTCTCAAAGACTTTGTCCTTGGTGACGGAATACAGATCGATTGCAGTATTGCACTGTTCCTTATAGGCGCGCTGCTGAAACGCCATCAGTGCGGAGACAAAAGCGGTCTGACAGGCATCTTCGGCGGACTTACCAAATTTGCGCGCGCGTTTATTGGCGGTATACTCGCGTGTCACACCCTGAACATTTCCGTGGGCCTGACCTTTCATGTAAAAAGAAATATTGGGATCAAGCTTGTCTTTTGCCAGCTGGGAGTTGAGTGCATCCTGCACGGAGCAATACATCCATTGATCCGCTGCACATACAGGTTGGCTGATGACTGCCAGCAGAACCAAGGCGAACAAAACAAGACCGGAACGAGAAAACATACCCACCTCCATCGTTGTGAAAGGAATCGAATCGCACAGGTCGTAGTTAAACACTTAATAATGAACGTTTCAATACTTTAATGGCCTCTTCAGAGCAATCTAAAGGCATGTGCCGTACCCATGGACGGATGGAAATCGCATTTTCGACTTACGTCGCTGAAAATCCCCGGAAGGGACTGTTTCACCATCCTGCTAACAAGGATACCGGAATGAATGTTGTGAAACCGTCTACACAGGCGTACGGTGGAAGAAATGACCTCATCCTGTATTTGGGAAGGAGCAGGCAATGCAACCAAGAATCAGCATGATTACTCTCGGCGTTCAAGATCTTGGCGCAGCGATTGAATTCTATGAAAAAGGCTTGGGCTTCCCTCTTATGGAGTCGTCACCCGACGTTGCATTTTTCACGTTGAATGGCACCTAGCTCGGACTGTATGGCCGCGATGCCCTGGCGGAAGATGCCCAGGTGTCCGGCAAAGGGGATGGCTTTGAAGGATTTACGCTGGCTCATAATGTCGCATCTGAACAGGAGGTTGATGAGGTTATCGCTCAAGCCGTTGACGCCGGGGCCACACTGGTAAAAAAACCGCAAAAGGTTTTCTGGGGCGGCTACAGTGGTTATTTTAAGGATCTCGACGGCCACCTGTGGGAAGTAGCCCACAATCCGTTGTTCTGGATCGGGCCGCAAGATGATCAAGCCTGATGTCCGTTCTTCCTGTTGCCCGGCTGGCCTGTTGCTGACGCAGCCATGCACAGCGCCAGGAATTCATCAGCCAACCCCAACACGCCATCACAGATGCTGGAGGTCTAGGGCTCATGACACAGAACAAAACAAATCCGCGAATCCTTATTCTCGGCGGCGGCTATGCCGGTGTTTCAACGGCCGTGCGCCTTGGTCGAACAGCCGCCAACGTGGTGTCGGCCAACAAGCATTCGTATCACCAT
This region of uncultured Desulfuromonas sp. genomic DNA includes:
- a CDS encoding NADH:flavin oxidoreductase/NADH oxidase — its product is MSTLLSQGKIGTVVLRNKVVMPPMCMYQSDDTAQVKDFHQYHYTARALGGVGLIIVEATGIEGRGRISDYDLGIWTDAQMLTHKELVEECHKFGAKMALQIAHAGRKSEVKETIPVAPSAIAFSQEAPYKKPETLTLEGIETIKELFIDAAVRAQNTGYDIIELHAAHGYLLCELLSPLTNQREDIYGGSLENRCRIVVETAKAIKEKVDIPLMVRISADEWMENGWNVEDSIYLSKELEKVGVAAMHISAGGNHEVVDHLPVFEPLYQCDYAKKIKEALSIPVIAVGLITTPQQGEEILGNDVCDFVAYGRELLRSPNFVFHAAQSFDEKNTIEHSYLRAY
- a CDS encoding DUF6429 family protein; this encodes MLPKTKELKIELDSDKVDEYTLALLYLVTHERKEGLGARAWKGFDWETLNRLHKKGYISNPVDKAKSVTMNEEGYQKAQELFKKFFVKE
- a CDS encoding HDOD domain-containing protein, which encodes MAMTPEEIIKDIDQLVSLPEVVIRANQLLDSPTADAVEIGEVISHDPALSAQLLKLVNSAFYNLPSKIETISRAITVVGVNELRALIFSATAADTFKNLSPESIDMNAFWQRSVYCGLIAKKLSVALLGGSGETMFLTGLLHDIGRLILYSQLPEQAQKIVAEAEEKQTNLAAIEEKVLGFSSAQLGSALLKSWELPQRLWEPVRFQAAPENAEEFKEESNLLKVSLQITNCVEPELKSGQPVQLSSLSKIKIHGLQIPREELELLISDASVECFDVLTIINPNAGMIF